GCCTCCGCGAAGGCCGACGCCAGCTGGTGCTCACCGTTGGCGTTGGGGTGGGTGCCGTCGTAGGTGTCGGTGTCGATGTCCCAGGTCGGAGGAACGGAAGCCAGGAGGATCGGCGAGGCCGGCTCGTCGAGGTCGGCGGCCGTCTTCGCCAGGAGTTCGTTGAAGCGGGCGACCTGGGCGGCGAAGGGCTCGTCGTTCGCCGCGCGGATGTTGTGGATGACCGGCAGCCACACCATGGCGACGCGGGGGTTCGCCGCGCGGGCCTCGGCGGCGAAGAAGCGCGCGTTCTCCGCGGTCTGCTCGGCGTTCGTGTAGAAGCCCAGGTCGATCAGGCCGAGCGAGACCAGCAGGACGTCCGCCCGCGACCTGCGGACCGCCTCGCGGATCAGCGGGGCCATGTGCAGCCAGCCCTCGCCCCAGCCGGCCAGATGGCCGCGGGGGAAGTCGGGGTCGGCGTAGGCGTACGAGGAGGGGCTGTCCGCCGCCTTGTCGTAGAGCGTCTCGCGTGGGCCGACCAGGGTGAACGGACCGCCGTACGTGGCGCACAGGTGCTGCCACATGCGGTGGCGCCAGGTGTGGTCGCCCGTGCTGCCGATCGTCATCGAGTCGCCTACGGGCATGAACCTGAGCATCCGCTCATGATGGGGGATCGAGAATGGATCACTCCCGTCGGGGGCCTGTGAGACCGGCCACGAATCCGAACGGGCGGGCGGGATGGCAGGCTTGTGGGCATGCGCCGATCTTTCGCCGTCCGGGCCGGAGCCCTGTTCACCACGGTCCTCCTCTCGGGTGCCTTCACCGTGCTCGCCGCGTCCGCCGCACCCGACGCCTCGGCCGCACCCGCCGCGTCCGCGGCCTCCGCGGCCGACGGCGACAAGGGCTTCACCATCGAGGATCCGCGCATCACCGAGTCCAGCGGTCTCGCCGCCTCGCGGCAGCACCCGGGCGTCTACTGGACCCACAACGACAGCGACGACGGCCCCTACCTCTACGCCGTCGACAGCGCGACCGGGAAGACGGTCGCCCGGCTCACCCTGACCGGCGTCGGCACGCCCCGTGACGTCGAGGCCATCTCCATCGGCCCGGACAACCAGATCTGGGTCGGCGACATCGGCGACAACCTCGGCGGCACCTGGCAGTACGTGTGGATCTACCGACTGCCCGAGCCGAAGAAGCTGGTCGACCAGACCGTCAAGGCCACGCAGTACGTCGTGAAGTACTCCGACGGAGCCCGCGACGCGGAGTCGCTCCTCGTGCACCCCAAGACCGGTCGCGTCTACATCATCGACAAGAAGGAGGACGGCGGACACCTCTACGAGGGACCGGCGAAGCTCTCGGCCTCCGGGGCGAACATCTTCAGGCCCGTCGCCGCCGTCGACCTCTGGGCCACCGACGCGGCCTTCTCACCGGACGGCACCCAGCTCGCCGTCCGGGGCTACTTCGGCGGCATCTCCTACGCGTGGAACGGCGGCAGGATCGAACGCGAGGGGCGGCTCGACGTACCCCTGCAACGGCAGGGCGAGTCCGTCAGCTACTCCGCCGACGGCACCAAGCTCATGTACGGCAGCGAGGGTTCGGGGAGTTCCGTGGTGGCGGAGGACGCCCCCGGGGATGCCGGATCGGGCTCCAAGTCCCCGTCGGGAAGCGGGAGTGCGAGCGCTTCGGGGAAGGGTGAGGGATCCTCGGCGAACGGCAGCGTCAAGATCGGCGCGCTGGCCGTCGCCGCGTTGTGCGCCGCCGTGTTCGGCCTCCGCCGGCTCCGGCGCCGCGGCTGAGGCGCCTCCGCCGACCCGTTCCCCTCCGCGGACAGGTCCTCTCCGCCGCCTCGTCCCCCCGTCGACCCGTCGTACCAGGCGCGGCTCGTGCCGGGAGGCGCGGGTGCGGGCGGCGGCTTTCTCGGCGCCGCCGTGCCGCACTTCTTGACGTGGTCATGGTGTGTCAGTTTCCTGGAGGGTGCGCGGCGTATGGGAGCGCTCCCATGTGTTTCGGGCCCCGCGCCTCCCGAGAGGAAGCAGCGAGATGTTCCGCAGCTTGCGAAGAATGCTGTGCGGTGGTGCCGCCGCGCTTCTCCTACCGCTGGGAGCCGGTGCGCAGACGGCCCTCGCGGCGGACGCGGTCCACGCGACGGACGCCGTCGCGGCCGACGCCGGGGCCGGTTACTGGCACACCAGCGGCCGCCAGATCCTCGACGCCGCCGGACAGCCGGTCCGGATCGCCGGGATCAACTGGTTCGGCTTCGAGACCGGCAACCACGTCGTCCACGGACTCTGGTCCCGTGACTACAAGAGCATGATCGACCAGATGAGGTCGCTGGGCTACAACACGATCCGCATCCCCTACAGCGACGACCTCTTCAAGGCCGCGACCGTCCCCGACAGCATCGACTTCAGCAGCGGCAAGAACGCCGACCTGCAAGGCCTGAACTCGCTCCAGATCCTGGACAGGATCGTCTCGTACGCCGGTCAGGACGGTCTCAAGGTCATCCTGGACCGGCACCGGCCGGACTCGGGCGGGCAGTCGGCGCTCTGGTACACGGCTGCCGTCCCCGAGTCGACGTGGATCACCAACCTCAAGGCCATGGCGACCCGTTACAAGGGCCAGGACACGGTCGTCGGCATCGACCTGCACAACGAGCCCCACGATCCCGCCTGCTGGGGCTGCGGGGACACCGCGACCGACTGGCGGCTGGCCGCGCAACGGGCCGGGAACGCCGTCCTGTCCGTCAACCCCGACCTTCTGGTCCTTGTCGAGGGCGTGCAGAGCTTCAACGGCGTCTCCGGCTGGTGGGGCGGCAACCTGATGGGCGTCGGCCAGTACCCGGTGCAGCTGAACGTGGCGAACCGGGTCGTGTACTCCGCCCACGACTACGCGACGAGCGTCGCCCAGCAGAGCTGGTTCAGCGATCCGGCGTTCCCGGCGAACATGCCGGGGATCTGGGACAAGTACTGGGGCTACATCTTCAAGCAGAACATCGCGCCCGTGTGGGTGGGCGAGTTCGGCACCACCCTCCAGTCGACGGTGGACCAGAAGTGGCTGGCGGCGCTGGTGGGTTACCTCCGGCCGACGGCGACGTACGGCGCCGACTCCTTCCACTGGACCTTCTGGTCGTGGAACCCCAACTCCGGTGACACCGGCGGGATCCTGAAGGACGACTGGCAGACCGTCGACGCCGTGAAGGACGGGTACCTGGCGAGCGTCAAGGCGCCCGGCTTCCCGGGAACCGGCGGTGGAGGGGGCGGTGGCGGTGGAGGGGGCGGTACGGCCGCCTGCACCGCCGTCTACACCGTCAGCAGCGACTGGGGCGGTGGCTTCAACGCCGAGGTGAAGGTCACCAACACGGGTACCACGGCGATCGGTTCGTGGAAGGTGGCCTGGACCTGGAGCGGCGCGCAGCGGGTCACCAGCATGTGGAACGCCTCGTACACCCAGAGCGGTGCCACCGTGACCGCGGTGAACGCCTCGCACAACGGGGCAGTCGCGGCGGGCGCTTCGGCGAGCTTCGGCTTCGGGGGCGCGCCCGGGGGCGGGGGAGCGTCGAGCGTGAGCTGTACGGCGGCGTGATCCGCACGGCCGTACGAGCCGCAGGGGTGGGCCCGCGTGTGTCCTTCCCGACCGGATGAGCGCCGCGGCCGCATGAGGAAGGGCGCCCGGTGTCCGCCGGGCGCCCTTCGTCGTCGTGAGGAGAGCGACTACAGCTTGTCGATCACGTAGTCGATGCTCTTCGTGAGCGCCTCGACGTCGGCCGGGTCGACCGCCGGGAACATCGCGACGCGGAGCTGGTTGCGGCCCAGCTTGCGGTAGGGCTCGGTGTCGACGATGCCGTTGGCGCGCAGCACCTTGGCGATCGCGGCGGCGTCGATCTCGTCCGCGAAGTCGATCGTGCCGATGACCTGCGAGCGCTTGGCCGGGTCGGCGACGAACGGGTTCGCGTACTTGACGTCCTCGGCCCAGCCGTACAGCGTGCGCGCGGAGGTGGCGGTGCGGCGCACCGACCAGTCCAGGCCCCCCTGGCCGTTGATCCACTCCAGCTGCTGGTTCAGCAGGAAGAGGGTGGAGAGGGCCGGGGTGTTGTACGTCTGGTTCTTGCGGGAGTTGTCGATCGCGGTCGGCAGGCTGAAGAACTCCGGGATGTGCCGGCCGGACGCGTGGATCCGCTCGGCGCGCTCGATTGCGGCCGGGGAGAACACGCCGATCCACAGTCCGCCGTCGGAGGCGAAGGACTTCTGCGGGGCGAAGTAGTAGACGTCCGTCTCGGCGATGTCGACCGGGAGGCCGCCCGCGCCCGAGGTGGCGTCCACCAGCACGAGGGATCCCTCGTCGGCGCCCTGGACGCGCTTGACCGGGGCGGCGACACCGGTGGACGTCTCGTTGTGCGTGAACGCGTAGACGTCGACTCCGGCCTCGGCCGCGGGCTCGGGGTGCGTGCCCGGGTCGGAGGAGATCACGGTGGGCTCGGCCAGCCAGGGGGCGAGCTTCGCGGCCTTGGCGAACTTCGAGCTGAACTCACCGAAGGTGAGGTGCTGCGACCTGTTCTCGATCAGGCCGTGGGTCGCGATGTCCCAGAACGCGGTGGAACCGCCGTTGCCGAGGATCACCTCGTAGCCGTCGGGGAGTCCGAACAGCTCGGTGATGCCCTCGCGCACCTGGCCGACCAGGTTCTTGACCGGGGCCTGGCGGTGGGAGGTGCCGAGGAGGGACGTACCGGTGGCGGCCAGGGCGTCCAGCGCCTCCACCCGCACCTTGGAGGGGCCCGCGCCGAATCGACCGTCGGCGGGCTTGATGTCAGCAGGAATCCGGATCTCAGCCACGGAAGGGAGGTTAGCCGCTGGGGGAAACCTGGGTGAAACGCGGTCCGTCCGGTGAGACGGCGTTTCGATGGGCGGAACCGGGGCCGCGCACCCGCCGTGCTGCGTGGGCACGGGCCGCCTGTCCTCGGTCCCCCACCGCCGGCTTCGGGCGAGCGGGTACGCCCGATGGGCTGATTTGCTGGACGCATGCCGGATCTCGAAGGTGAGCTGCGCAAGGCCGTCCGAGGTGACGTCGGCTTCGACGTCACCTCCCGGGCGCTGGTGACCATGGACGCGTCGAACTACCGGCGGGTCCCGCTCGGGGTCGTCGCGCCCCGGGACGCCGACGACGTGGCGGCGGTGCTGGAGGTGTGCCGGTCACACGGGGTCCCGGTCGTCGCACGCGGCGGCGGGACGTCGGTCGCGGGGCAGGCCACGGGCATGGGGGTGGTGCTGGACTTCACCCGGTACATGAACCGGTTGGTCGCCCTGGATCCAGGGGCGCGGACGGCCGTCGTGCAGCCGGGGCTGGTCCTCGACCGGCTCCAGGAGGCCGCCGCCCCGCACGGGCTGCGCTTCGGCCCCGACCCCTCCACCCACAGCCGCTGCACGCTCGGCGGGATGATCGGCAACAACGCGTGCGGCTCGCACTCCGTGGCGTGGGGCACGACGGCGGACGCCGTGCGCGAGCTGGAGGTCCGCACCGCGCGCGGGCGGCCGCTGCGGCTCGGGAAGGGCTGGGCGGGAGCCCCGGACGGGCTGCGCGCACTGGTCGACGGGGAGCTCGCCCGGCTGCGGACCGGCTTCCCCGAGCTGCCCCGCCGTATCTCGGGGTACGCGCTGGACGCGTTGCTGCCCGAGAACGGAGCCGACGTCGCGCGTTCCTTCTGCGGCAGCGAAGGCACCCTGGGTGTGCTCACGGAGGCCGTCGTCCGGCTCGTCGAGGCGCCACGCGCGCGTGCGCTCGCGGTGCTCGGCTACGCCGACGAGAGCGCGGCCGCCGAGACCGCGTCGGGGCTGCTGCCGTTCGGGCCGCTGACGGTGGAGGGCATGGCGGCGGACCTGGTGCCGTCGGGCGCGGCGGCCGGGCTGCCGCGGGGCGGGGCATGGCTGTTCGTGGAGACGGGCGGCGACTCGCAGAGCGAGGCACGCGCGCGTGCGGAGGCGATCGTGCGCGCGGCGGACGTGCTGGACGCGCGGATCGTGCGGGACCCGGCCGGGCAGCGGGCGCTGTGGCGGATCCGCGAGGACGCCGCCGGGACGGCGACCCGTATGCCTGGGGACACCTCGCAGCCCTCCGGGACCGGGCGAGGGACGGAGGCCTGGCCCGGCTGGGAGGACTGCGCGGTGCCGCCGGCCCGGCTCGGCGCGTATCTGCGCGACTTCCGGCGGCTGCTCACGGATCACGGCCTGCGCGGCACGCCGTACGGGCACTTCGGGGACGGCTGCATCCACGTCCGCATCGACTTCGACCTGCTGACGGGCGCCGGGATCGCCCGCTTCCGTCGTTTCTCCGAGGAACTGGCCGCGCTGGTCGTGTCGCACGGCGGCTCCCTCTCCGGAGAGCACGGCGACGGACAGGCCCGGGCCGAGCTGCTGCCCACGATGTACGGGCAGGACATGGTCGCGCTCTTCGAACGGGCCAAGGCGGTCTGGGACCCGGACGACCTTCTCAACCCCGGGATGCTGGTGCGCCCCGCTCCTCTCGACGCCGACCTGCGCTTCACCGTC
This Streptomyces sp. NBC_00377 DNA region includes the following protein-coding sequences:
- a CDS encoding GDSL-type esterase/lipase family protein; the encoded protein is MLRFMPVGDSMTIGSTGDHTWRHRMWQHLCATYGGPFTLVGPRETLYDKAADSPSSYAYADPDFPRGHLAGWGEGWLHMAPLIREAVRRSRADVLLVSLGLIDLGFYTNAEQTAENARFFAAEARAANPRVAMVWLPVIHNIRAANDEPFAAQVARFNELLAKTAADLDEPASPILLASVPPTWDIDTDTYDGTHPNANGEHQLASAFAEAMYQGWELGGEYTR
- a CDS encoding WD40 repeat domain-containing protein, whose protein sequence is MRRSFAVRAGALFTTVLLSGAFTVLAASAAPDASAAPAASAASAADGDKGFTIEDPRITESSGLAASRQHPGVYWTHNDSDDGPYLYAVDSATGKTVARLTLTGVGTPRDVEAISIGPDNQIWVGDIGDNLGGTWQYVWIYRLPEPKKLVDQTVKATQYVVKYSDGARDAESLLVHPKTGRVYIIDKKEDGGHLYEGPAKLSASGANIFRPVAAVDLWATDAAFSPDGTQLAVRGYFGGISYAWNGGRIEREGRLDVPLQRQGESVSYSADGTKLMYGSEGSGSSVVAEDAPGDAGSGSKSPSGSGSASASGKGEGSSANGSVKIGALAVAALCAAVFGLRRLRRRG
- a CDS encoding cellulase family glycosylhydrolase; its protein translation is MFRSLRRMLCGGAAALLLPLGAGAQTALAADAVHATDAVAADAGAGYWHTSGRQILDAAGQPVRIAGINWFGFETGNHVVHGLWSRDYKSMIDQMRSLGYNTIRIPYSDDLFKAATVPDSIDFSSGKNADLQGLNSLQILDRIVSYAGQDGLKVILDRHRPDSGGQSALWYTAAVPESTWITNLKAMATRYKGQDTVVGIDLHNEPHDPACWGCGDTATDWRLAAQRAGNAVLSVNPDLLVLVEGVQSFNGVSGWWGGNLMGVGQYPVQLNVANRVVYSAHDYATSVAQQSWFSDPAFPANMPGIWDKYWGYIFKQNIAPVWVGEFGTTLQSTVDQKWLAALVGYLRPTATYGADSFHWTFWSWNPNSGDTGGILKDDWQTVDAVKDGYLASVKAPGFPGTGGGGGGGGGGGGTAACTAVYTVSSDWGGGFNAEVKVTNTGTTAIGSWKVAWTWSGAQRVTSMWNASYTQSGATVTAVNASHNGAVAAGASASFGFGGAPGGGGASSVSCTAA
- the serC gene encoding phosphoserine transaminase, whose product is MAEIRIPADIKPADGRFGAGPSKVRVEALDALAATGTSLLGTSHRQAPVKNLVGQVREGITELFGLPDGYEVILGNGGSTAFWDIATHGLIENRSQHLTFGEFSSKFAKAAKLAPWLAEPTVISSDPGTHPEPAAEAGVDVYAFTHNETSTGVAAPVKRVQGADEGSLVLVDATSGAGGLPVDIAETDVYYFAPQKSFASDGGLWIGVFSPAAIERAERIHASGRHIPEFFSLPTAIDNSRKNQTYNTPALSTLFLLNQQLEWINGQGGLDWSVRRTATSARTLYGWAEDVKYANPFVADPAKRSQVIGTIDFADEIDAAAIAKVLRANGIVDTEPYRKLGRNQLRVAMFPAVDPADVEALTKSIDYVIDKL